The DNA sequence GGCTCCGAAATGGTTGAAAGACGTGAACAGAGCTTGTCTATCAATTCCGTGCGTTCTTGTCACGGACAACACTTCAAATAAGCCTCTGTACGGTCCTGGCGAGAAATTCGAGAGTGAGATGGCATTTGATCAGTTCTGGAAAAATCACGGGTTTGTCGGTCATTTTGAGATCAAGTCCCGTGACTGGGAATCTGGTGAAAATAGCGTTTTCGGACAGGCTGTCAACTGTCTTATTGAGAAGATTTTAACTGAACGaacttaaaaaaggaaaaaacttgaATGAAGTGGAATTACCCATACAGAATGTAATTTACCTCTTTATAACAACTGAAATAGTGGAATTATTCTTGTACATAAGGAAACCTGGTGGCCTGGTGTTACTGGTGGTTAAGATGTCGACGTCGGAGCCTTGCCATTACGTCGGTTCTTTCGACaagtggagatttttgaaaacgccggcTTTTCGTTTACGTGTGGACGACGATCATTTCATGCATCAAAAATACATCATTTAAGTACATCATAGCAAGACGCATGCTCAGTCAGTAAGGTATGCTATCGTATTTCcatcgttttcgtgtggacgggcgaaaacgattcgaatacgctccgttttcaaaacaacaactttgcacgtgcatcatgcgtttttgtacatttcgttgccgtcgttgaacgactacgacgtgaaacttcccaGTTTCGccttttatggaggacgtgaactcaagacaacgattttctcaagttttctttttctaaacttagccTAAGGTCCCGGAacggtactttaggaatttctgggtgggggtgtgccgctgcgaccctggaacccttaacctataccagagctagtttagctgaattttgctaccctatactagagtaaactccccaaatcccccctatacagcctatcctagagtagctgtttccctggTCTCGATAacatcttcaaccaactgatcagtttcctgagaaatgataccctattctagacccaaacgctctgatttatataccctatcctagagtaaactgcttgaaaaccatacccttcacagcggcacatacctatatagcccatatatggcagtacccccccccccccccgggcctaAGGTACAGTTCTAAAGGATCAACTCCACAAGAATCCTCCAACattaaacaaattttatgaAATGGAACCAGAGCAATAacgtttgaaacagtgcgatcTCGCTCTCCAAGTGACTTTTTaaggggtgtttacatgagaaaactcgcaccgaCGCGAGTTTCATACCAGGATGGCTTTTGCatttcgtatcgcgtttacatgatgactgggCCATTTCGTATCTCGTTATTTGAAGATACACTTCATGTTGATTAAAAACAcgtgtgattcaaaatcgcaaacattaagcatgcgctacccgttccagtctactggcagaccgatttcacaccgaaacgggtggtcgtttcgcgtttacatgataccgttgcGAGATTCCGTACCGGGGTGAGATTCTCGCCCCGGTACAAGAACaggggtgaactcacgccggggGGACTCGCGCCGGcgtgacattttgtggtggtatcatgtaaacaaatatagagccaTAAGAGGAAACCGGAGTTAACTCGCTCCGGGGCGAAAgtcgccccggtgtcatgtaaacacccccttagtTGTCCGTGCCGTCGTGTTTACTTGTTACTCCCAGGTGTTTCATACAACCGCGACCGGAAAACGTTTTGGCCGTGTGGACCTCAGCTTTAGTTCTTTATCCCCATCCGGAGGGGTATCGGTATTCTCGGGTGTTTCATTCCCGGGAGgttgccgctggatggggtcgcattttcacggctggattgactataatggggttgcgCTTTCATTAGAGTCGCTAGAATTCGGGATTTGGGGGATAAGAAAATTCAGGTAGGTAGGGACTtaaaaatgggaagattttTACTTCATTAAGTTTAACCAATGTGTCAAGTCATTCCAGGATGAACTAGTTAAAAGGTTTTATAAAGTTGATGCACAAACAGAAAGTTACTAAAACtacattttcccaaaagtgaATAAGATGTGGTCTATAGTTGGcaacagaatagactataatggagtaggggttctgagaggccagcggcacatacccagcaaaaattaacccaagtaaccccccccccctccccgggttTCATGCCACTGCCACCGGGATAAGTTTCGGCCGTGTCGACTTTATTGCCGGCCCTAATTGCGCCTCAGTTCTCTAACACTAATCATCGCAGGTTTCTCGCTCCGGGGTATTGagatctttcttttttcttcctttttaaacACAATTTTGTTTCAAATCGTTAAAATTCTTGGTAAATTAAAGTATGAGTTACTGTTGCAAggaagacaaaaagaaaataaccacaaagaaacaaaattacaaCAATCATATAAACACCCGGCCAAGATATAGCACCGTGTGGTTGTCTTACAAACCCACGTCAATTACTATAATtgtatgtaaaaaaaatagcGTTGCGGCATTAACAATAAATTAAGGAACTGTCTACTTAACTTCGAATTCAGAATACGAATTCATTTAACATTTGGATAACACCTTGCATTGTATTAACTCTGTAATATTCTCATCTGGTATTAGGTCTCTTAACTATAAGAAAAAGATGGATTAGACGATAGGAAACTGTAATCATAACCTGTCTACGTATGAAATCCATTAAAATGCAAGAGGGCGACAGCTGGGAAAAGTGAACCAGGGCAAATATTATCATAGCTCGACGGAGGATACCTGTAATGTGCTCATGTAAGCGATTGAACATTCTCCTCAACGCGCACGGACTCGAAACGAGCTTTGAACTAACTCAGTGCAGATAAACAAGTCCAAATTCATATCAAAATGGGCAAACAAGGCATATCACTGAAAATATCGGAAATAAAGTACTTAAGAACTGTTATCTGTTACGCGAGTACCCCCGGAAAGCGATTAAAAGTCTCCGAGATAAATAAGgtgtaaattttcttttgctcatAGTTTGGTTAATTTACGGTGCGACAAACCGTAATTAAGTTCGGTCGAGCCTGAATTCAATACCGACTTcccattattttttaaacacaGCAAGTGTATTGAATATTGTATAGAGGCTAGGAAAATACAAAACTCAGTGTTAAaggtgttttgccaatctaacgATCGGGTGTATactttattgttaaaaaaagtggaaaatatTGAAGTCAAGAACAACACGGCAGTGAGCCAAGATGTCCGCAAAGGAACACTGATCAACGATGGAACTCGGATTGACCAACATTTATCACACTGCAGGAAGttttagtttttgaaaacagaATTGTAAGTACTgtatttcttaaaaaatatcaGTATTTTTAAACGAATGCCTCACTTTAAGGGATTGCAAAAAAACTTTGACGGCATTGCTGTTTCTGCAGTAGGAACTAACAATTTGCCTTGAATGGCCCGTCTTTCCATTCGCACAAACGTACAGTTTCAGTAAATGGCCAAAAGAGCGAATTCGGGAAAAGAAATAGGACGTTTGTTTGTACGCGAACTTCATTACTTTTATTGAAGGATGTAACCCATTGTATGCGAAGGATCAAACAGATATTTCTTTTTGGAGATAAAGAGAGGAAGCTTAAAACTGAACAGATGGTTTTGTGTGTGATTTTGTGTCAGGGCCATGTTTGTAATGAAACTGAGttttacttttcatttctttatttcacgTCAATAATAGGTTTTCAACCGAAGTGCAGTCAATATTTGTCGTGAAAGCCTTCTGCAAAATGACTCAGCCGACTTCGGAGAGTTCCCCGGAGCCAACGGGAATTGAAGCCGAATATGCTAGTCCCGAGCAAGAATCGATATATGGGGGCAGAGCCGAAACAGCAGCCGAACCCCAGCCCGAGTGGACGACGGCAGTAAATCAATGGGGTATCGCCTGGGATCTTCATCAATACGGCATCGGGGCGTGTTTCGGGTTGGTGGGTATGTTAGCTCTCGTATCATTCGTGAGAATGCTAATAACCAACAAAGGAACGCGACAGAAGAAAGTGTCCCTCGTGGTCTTGAGCCAGATTATCTTATTCGGTTTCTCACGATGTATTTTCTTGTGCGTCGATGCTTATCACTCGAAGAAACACATTCACATCACGGTGCTGAATTTAATCTGGGGACTTGGCCAGCCGTCGTTGGTAACAGCGTTTATGCTTATATTTCTGGTCTTGAGGAACGCTCTGATGATGAAGGCGAGGTTTCAAACTTGGTACACGACGCGAAACATAGCTCTTGTTACTGTTCCCTACTTTACTTTCGTCTTTGCATCCGAGGTGGTCGTTTCTTTGATGCCATCCTACAAAGCCTTAATTTTTGCTTGTCAGATGATCAACACGCTGTTATACCTAAGCTTGGCTTGTTTCTACGTTTTCATTTCGCTTCTGATCTGGAAAAAATTACGCCTTGTGCGAAATGGCCTTTCAAATACGCATACAAGAGGGCAGCAAACGTTGTCTATCTTAAAACGCTGCGTGAGTGCCTTTGTTGGGGGTTTTAGCATTGCTGTCATGCATGTTTACTCTATGACAGGCGTCTACAGCGTTTTTTCCGACGTCCAACACGTTGCCGTGTGGCCGTGGTTCGCTTTCAACACGTCACTGCGTTGTTTGGAGTTAGGAATGTCTGTGTTGTTGTACACGATGGGAACGGAGAATCCCGCAAAGCGACAGAGAAAGATCGACGTTGCACCGCTGACATTGATACAGTCAAAGTAAGAAGGCGACTTCGGAAGAAAGCCTAATGCTTTATACAGTGTCAGAAAAACAGCGTCGTTCAACACAGAACTTCCATTTAAGGCGCCGGGGCGCACATCGACACTACTTACGAAGTTGGATTAATCCTAAGACGGTTTTATCGGCATTGACGCCACAATACTGGTATCCAAGAAATGATCAAACTACACTATGAGAGATCGGAAAAGTTAAACTACCTTTTTGAACCAAGTAACCATAGCAACAGTATAACCTCATCAAAAAATACCCTCTAAATAAATACCCAGTCTTTTAGTTCTTCTGACTCAAAAACGAGTTCAGTGACCTTCATTTTTATCATGGAATTCTAGTCAGTTTGttaagaaaacacaaaaaagagaTTAAGGCTTGAGGTGTTTCAGAGCGAccttaaattttccaaaagtcCCTCTTTTCGCTTGAGGAAGGCACTGATGCCATTATATTTAGAGATTTCTTCAGTCTGTTTCACCAACCAACAACTACTTGTCGCCATAATCAAGCAAAGTAAAAAGAAACACCAACTAAAGTCAATCTTattcatatatattttattgttgcataaatattaaattcattttcaccTTTGAAGCATAAGAGAAGATGAGCAGAAGTTTCCCCTTGGttttaaatttctctttcaGTGTTTAACCACTTGAAGCTTTGCCAACactcgatttttttctttcgtgcGCCGAACGTGTTGCTTCGCGCGGGACCTTCACATGCCGGTCGGGCGTGTAAAACGTCTCTCAGCGTCAGGCTCAATCTTTGTGTCTCGCCTTCCGTTTTCACACCCGCTCCAGACCGATTTAGCGCAGTCATGACCAATGAAAAGACATGGCTATTTAGCAGTGTCGAGCAGTGTTATTTGCAACTCCATAAGTTATCAGTACAATGGGTAAAAGCCTTCTGGGATCGCTTGGGTGAAGAAGCATTAGTTTGATTGGTTCGTGGTTGCCCCTGGATACCATTAACCAATTAAAACTAACACTTCTCCACCCAAACAACCCTAGAAATCATTGCGCTAAAAGCTTGTACTCATTCTCCCGATAGTTTATAGAAAGAGGTGAAGTTTATCTTTCtgaatatttttgaagttttaggTGGACGTTGCATTTAGAGTATACAGCAACAAACATGAATGAAGTGTTATTAAAACCACAGGGAAAGTTGTTTAGGCTTCACTTACAAAATAAACAAGTGACAGTTACGTTCCATTAATGTTCAGGCTCTCAACAAAGCATTAACCACGGCCTTGACATTAAGGCTTTTTAGGTCGCTGTACGTTTGTCCTGTGCCCACAAACACAATTGGCTGGCCAGTGGTGTATGTCATGGAGATAGCAGCGCCAACCTAGCAGTCATAAAAAAAACCCGCTCACACGTTGATCGCataataccgtaaatcctctattaagtcccctggggggcttatttatttcaagcccatttgaggggggaggggggggcgcTTAATAGagatggaggggcttatttgatTTACAAACGaagatggtatcagttctccataaagaactagaatacaatgtggaaaagctcaagtacaagccGACGATTGGAGGTCAcgcagccgaggatcagaatcaaatccgaacttccagttggtaaataaaccatcccgggtcagtccacacgaagtcttacagtcgtgattgattaatacagtctatcattaaCTTATTTTATTAGCGAAGAATAAttagggaagggaaggggaggggaggggaggggaggggaggggaggagggttTAATAGTGAGTGGGCATATTAACGTTTTTCCTCTGAAgaaaaaaggggaggggattaTAAGAGGTAGgtgcttaatagaggatttacagtatacgttattgaccaagcttgtttggtcaagatggctggacattggccaagttcttttttttgtttttaatgaccataaaaacgcgaaaaaagaACGAGGCCATTATACAGCCACCTTAGccaaacaagcttggtcaataaaagaTTTATTATATCGCCAAACAGAAAACTTTTTTGCAGGACCAAGGCGGGAAATCTCGTGCGGGCAAGACGGCCCCATCTTGCCGCTCGGGTGGCCAATCGGAACGCAGAATTCACTTCATCTTGCCCGTTCGCAGATTCAGCTATATATCAATATACGTCATTGACCAGGCGTGACGTCaaaatggctggatattggTCCCACCAAGCTCTATTTAGTGTTTTTATCAAATACGGCGACAGAGTCGAAGACAAGAATATATGGCCAAAATAGAACTTTTTTTCTTGCGggaccaacgcgggaaatcTCGACCTGGAAACATGGACCTGTGGTAGTGGTAGAGGTAGTGTAGCGAATGGATAACGCAggtggtttccctaatacttatcaaCTGGATATTCGCCACTTTGAGGTTGCGTGGGAGACCGGTTCGAGATGGTTGTccaagtgcattgtgggactgttttgggggacgaATTTCCGGCGATGTTGAAAATGCGTctcccaaaacagtcccacaattcACTTGGACAACCATCTTCACCCCTTAACccaccggggggggggggggaagaaacTCTCAGCCCCACCCCCGCCTCTCACGGGTTAAGGGGGTGGAGATGTGAGgtgatttatccggtagatagcgctatccaacgtttgaacaacagggACAAGATCCTTAGGAAATCATGCTAAGCCACTAACCTTGTCATCAATGGTGTCAAATTTGGTGAGCAAGATGCCATCGATCAAACGCGGGTTTTCACTCATAGAATAATCTGCCAAAGCTTGGTTAAACTTTTTCAGCTGATCCACTGCCTCGTTACCAACCAAAGCCTCTCCAACAAACAGAACCAAGTCTGGATTGTTGAGCTTGATCaactaaaacaaataaaaggagGGTAACGATTATTTCTCCTCCAATAGAGCACCGTCATCTTTTCTGACTACGCGACTGGTCCTTTGCtagcccggggggtactcccctatataagccatataggtatgtgccgccccaaagggtaggatTTTTGGGccgttttggtctaaaaacgggtatacactttttgatctggaatcgggtatggttttcgagcgAACTaagggagtgtatgaacgtatttatcgtttcaattccaaatgagtaagacagaaagagaaatatgcgaattcgaaatggattttaagaaatcatttttgttGCTGGTTTAATCTACCGGTAAGTAATAATGACACCATTTCTCAGAGACCATGTCTGAAAACGTGTATGgattttagagtctgaaaacgggtgtgaaaaatgacattattGGGTTTGAATGGgctcaggatttggagaaccgggcggcactcCCCTACTAAGAACTCTTAGGGGTACCATCCCGGTTTTGCTAGTAAATTGTCAGCTTCATAGTGGGTGGTTTGTTTGAGCGGGGTGGGCGCGACTTCTTTAAGCGCTGTGGAGGATAGCCCGacaaaacagccgacatttggcgacgccaccactggtttccacgggtaatgacgtctgagaaacgagcgcagagattccataatgatgacgcgtcactacccagatctgggtagtaaaGCCTCTGATTGAAAGTACCACGCGTCAAATTTGCCTAACCAATCAGACGCACGACCCAGATCCTGGTAgcgacacgtcatcagtatggaatttctgcgctcgtctctcagacgtcatttttcggggaaaccagtggtggcgttgccaatgtcggctgttttctcaggctaggtaACGGATTCTTAGCCATAAGGACTACTTCTATCTCACTCCACTTTTCTCGTCACTTTGCTCCTCGTTTTCGTGGCTTTCTACGCGAAGGAATATTCCTTTACTGCgatgtaaaaaaaactgttcggAAAACAAGTCAGGAACTTGTTATAAATGTGCAAGAAGGGCTGACTATCCCTGACTAGAAGCCAGTGGTTTCGCCACGTAAGAAATCAAGTTCAATTTATATTAGCACATAGCGAAATAACCTTGTAAAAAGTTAACACCACAATCCATCAACCATTTCGATTTTACCTAATAGAGTCTGGAGTTATACCATTCCATGGTGAACTAAGAAAGTAGGGGGAGAAATTGTAGGGGGCTAATTCACCAGGGGGCACGGCTGACAGTATGTGAATGACCTAACGTAACTAATGGAAGGCAGTTATTGACGTTAAGTTAAGTTAAAAATCGAAATGGTGGACTAACTTACCTTGGATAAGGCTCTCATGAGTGGTTCATTGTCCTGCATTCGTCCAGCAGTGTCGACCAAAACAACATCAATGCGCTGCTCCCTTGCTGAAGAAAGAGCAAAAACAGTTAGATCATCAACAGTAGTCATCCCTGATTAATTGTCTTAATAAGCTAAACTCTAATCACTAAAATCATGAATACCAGATAATCATGTGTAGAAACTGCGTagtggaaaattaaatgaaagaagatcatcgtaGTTACAGAGGCAactttagactacgagtagtcccccatttttcctcagggacagtagagcgagcgaaacgcgagcgcgcgtgaaaatcaccccacgcgagaaaaggcgacacgcggctcTCGCGGGCtgattttcacgcacgctcgcgtttcgctcgctctactatccctgaggaaaaatgggggactactcgtagtctaaggcaacttttgcagttgagAAAAGAAAGCCTGTTAAAATTCAGGCTCGTAAGGGATTCAAACCCTTGACTTTTGCGATACCCGTGtagcgctctaccaattaatCTCACCAATCGTCATACGTGAAGGCAGTGAAATGAGTTAATCAGGACTAGCTGGCCTAAGACCAGGCTCCTAAGCGGGGAGAGAGGAAGAAAATTGGTGAGCGAGGGCTAGCACCTTAACTTCAACACTTCCATTTTTTCCTTCGTTATTTCCTCGCGATTCTTAGCCCCCTCGCCCAAACAGAGAGTTTGTTCACAGTCTACTTAatcatagcctgcgaaaacagccatgTCTCCTCGCTCCACTTGGGATGTTTCACCAGTAGAGTCCCTCCTGAGAAATGTCCCTAGCGGCGGGGAGAGAGGACAGACGGCTATTTTTGCAGGATAACTTAACAATAACTCACCAAAATTAATAGCATCCATAGCAATAGCGGCGGCGTCTTTACCATATCCTTTCTCATACAGCAAGACAGATGCTGGTCCGCTGCCACTGGCAGGAGGATGCAGTGCATTCAGGTGACGCACGTGAGTCCTCAGCTGTTCCACAGCTCCTGCACGAAACGTATCACAGGCTGCGATCATCACGCGGAAGCCATTGTCAAGAAGCCAGAAACAAATctaaacaacagcaacaaaattatttttgagaaagatctttttttttagtgaCACAGGCAGTTTGGAAGAAAACATCCGAGTATTCCCAACAGGAATCGAACCaatgaccttctggttactagtccagatgctctaccactgagcaaCAAGAGACTCGTAGGAGCTAAGGCCATTAACCTACTGTAGCTTCgtgtgacaaacatcctgcataCTGCCAGGACTGAAATATCCATGTGCGCTTATTCGCAATGACAGAAATGCCATGGTAAATTGTTGACGTTTTTGCTCTTAGCCCTTCTGCTAGTTTCATATAAAATTCCCTGAGTAAAACTGATGCACTGTTTAACATAACGGATTATTTGTTTGCGTATTTTGCTCTGTGGTAGACAATGACATAACTGACGTTTTtgaaccccctcccccaccccctccctgcCACCAACTCCCTGAATGAATTGGAATTGACGTTTCTggtaactgcccacctacccctcccttaagtcaacattaatacttacttctcacttacaATGTAGGGCAAAAACCTCAATAAATTGATCCATTACCTTGGCCAGATTAGTTGATTTTCCAACACCATTGACTCCACAGAAGGTGATGGAGTAAGGTTTACCGCGCTTCTTAGCATCCATTACATCACGAAGAATATCAATCCTTCGACGTGGTGATAGAATCTGCACCAAGGACTCCTCC is a window from the Porites lutea chromosome 10, jaPorLute2.1, whole genome shotgun sequence genome containing:
- the LOC140949962 gene encoding uncharacterized protein — protein: MTQPTSESSPEPTGIEAEYASPEQESIYGGRAETAAEPQPEWTTAVNQWGIAWDLHQYGIGACFGLVGMLALVSFVRMLITNKGTRQKKVSLVVLSQIILFGFSRCIFLCVDAYHSKKHIHITVLNLIWGLGQPSLVTAFMLIFLVLRNALMMKARFQTWYTTRNIALVTVPYFTFVFASEVVVSLMPSYKALIFACQMINTLLYLSLACFYVFISLLIWKKLRLVRNGLSNTHTRGQQTLSILKRCVSAFVGGFSIAVMHVYSMTGVYSVFSDVQHVAVWPWFAFNTSLRCLELGMSVLLYTMGTENPAKRQRKIDVAPLTLIQSK